A section of the Kribbella sp. HUAS MG21 genome encodes:
- a CDS encoding glycoside hydrolase family 30 beta sandwich domain-containing protein, protein MRTPAFGLALALAAASLTGPAQAQPPSAQVRVWVTTPDRAELLHERSPVRFRDGASDRTTITVDPRTTYQTMDGFGASITDSSAAVLHRLSPADREQTLRKLFDPQQGIGVSFLRQPVGSSDFTAATEHYTYDDVPAGQTDFGLRHFSIARDEPQVLPLLRRAKQLNPQLKVMATPWSPPAWMKTGDSLVGGRLKDDPKVYDAYARYLVKFVEAYTRAGVPIDFLSIQNEPQNRKPSAYPGTDLPVRQAAAVITALGPLLRKASPRTKILGYDHNWTTHPGDVASTPPGEDPEADYPYKLLQSQAAKWIAGTAYHCYSGDPSKQTDLQKAFPSKGIWFTECSGSHGPNDTPPQIFRGTLTWHARTLMTGTTRNWAKSVVNWNIALDSTGGPHLGGCDTCTGLVTLQPDGTVTTDAEYYTIGHLAKFVKPGAVRIGSTSYGTTGWNGQLMSAAFRNPDGTTALVVHNENDDPRTFAVAVGDRSFEYELPGGAVATYTWGRMPVDVPRELTATGATASVNGAGAGWLVDADGSTVWQSKTAQAPGQWVQVDLGKGQVFRRVALDSGGNVGDHAHGHEVAVSNDGATWRTIASGVSSSQLTTVDVQPTYARYVRITQTGTAGNWWSLADVRIYR, encoded by the coding sequence ATGAGAACACCAGCCTTCGGCCTCGCGCTTGCGCTCGCGGCCGCTTCCCTGACCGGGCCCGCGCAGGCCCAGCCCCCGTCCGCCCAGGTCCGCGTCTGGGTCACCACTCCGGACCGTGCCGAGCTGCTTCACGAGCGCTCGCCGGTCAGGTTCCGGGACGGCGCGAGCGACCGCACCACGATCACGGTCGACCCGCGAACGACGTACCAGACCATGGACGGCTTCGGCGCCTCGATCACCGACTCGTCGGCCGCCGTTCTCCACCGGCTCAGTCCGGCGGACCGCGAGCAGACGCTGCGCAAGCTGTTCGACCCGCAGCAGGGCATCGGCGTCAGCTTCCTGCGCCAACCCGTCGGCTCGTCCGACTTCACCGCAGCGACCGAGCACTACACGTACGACGACGTACCGGCCGGGCAGACGGACTTCGGCCTGCGGCACTTCAGCATCGCGCGGGACGAGCCACAAGTGTTGCCGTTGCTCCGCCGCGCCAAGCAGCTCAACCCGCAGCTCAAGGTGATGGCGACGCCGTGGAGCCCGCCCGCCTGGATGAAGACCGGCGACTCGCTCGTCGGCGGCCGACTGAAGGACGACCCCAAGGTGTACGACGCGTACGCGCGCTACCTGGTGAAGTTCGTGGAGGCGTACACGCGGGCCGGCGTACCGATCGACTTCCTGTCGATCCAGAACGAGCCGCAGAACCGCAAGCCGAGCGCGTACCCGGGCACCGACCTGCCGGTGCGCCAGGCGGCAGCGGTCATCACCGCCCTGGGACCGCTGCTGCGGAAGGCCAGTCCGCGCACGAAGATCCTCGGCTACGACCACAACTGGACGACGCATCCCGGCGACGTCGCCTCCACCCCGCCCGGCGAGGACCCGGAGGCCGACTACCCGTACAAGCTCCTCCAGAGCCAGGCGGCCAAGTGGATCGCGGGTACGGCGTACCACTGCTACTCCGGCGACCCGTCGAAGCAGACCGACCTGCAGAAGGCGTTCCCGTCGAAGGGGATCTGGTTCACCGAGTGCTCCGGCTCGCACGGGCCGAACGACACCCCGCCGCAGATCTTCCGCGGCACGCTCACCTGGCACGCCCGCACCCTGATGACGGGTACGACGCGCAACTGGGCGAAGTCGGTCGTCAACTGGAACATCGCCCTCGACTCGACCGGCGGCCCGCACCTCGGCGGCTGCGACACGTGCACCGGCCTGGTCACCCTGCAGCCGGACGGCACGGTCACGACGGATGCGGAGTACTACACGATCGGGCACCTGGCGAAGTTCGTGAAGCCGGGCGCGGTGCGGATCGGGAGTACGTCGTACGGGACGACCGGGTGGAACGGGCAGCTGATGTCCGCCGCGTTCCGCAACCCGGACGGTACGACGGCGCTCGTCGTCCACAACGAGAACGACGACCCGCGGACGTTCGCGGTGGCGGTCGGTGATCGGTCCTTCGAGTACGAACTGCCGGGCGGAGCGGTGGCGACGTACACCTGGGGCCGGATGCCGGTCGACGTACCGCGGGAGCTGACCGCGACGGGCGCGACGGCGAGCGTGAACGGGGCCGGCGCGGGCTGGCTGGTCGACGCGGACGGCTCGACCGTGTGGCAGAGCAAGACCGCGCAGGCGCCGGGGCAGTGGGTGCAGGTGGATCTCGGCAAGGGGCAGGTGTTCCGGCGGGTCGCGCTGGACAGCGGCGGGAACGTCGGTGATCACGCGCACGGTCATGAGGTTGCCGTCAGCAACGATGGCGCTACCTGGCGGACGATCGCGAGCGGCGTGTCGAGCAGCCAGCTCACGACGGTCGACGTACAACCGACGTACGCACGCTATGTCCGCATCACCCAGACCGGGACCGCCGGCAACTGGTGGAGTCTGGCCGATGTGCGGATCTACCGCTGA
- the murJ gene encoding murein biosynthesis integral membrane protein MurJ codes for MADRTLRSAAVMAAGTVLSRLLGFIRIALLAAAIGTALRGDIFTAANTIPNSLYILLAGGVFNTVLVPQLVRAIKNHDDGGQDFTNRVLTFGFVVLAVVTVACVLLAPAIAELYLPKELHDPSRVTEKANMIMFVRLCLPQIFFYGAFVLVGQVLNARRRFGPMMWAPIANNIVACASIVVFLLVYRTGDDPPTYSHGEELLLGLGHTIGIAVQLLVLLPYLRASGHTYRPKFGLRGTGLGHTARLGIWTVLFVAVNQVTLVVVTQLAIAGSASSDPGAKAGLFAYSTAMLIILVPHGIVTVSLATAALPQMSALAADGDTAEVGRLSARSIRQTLAIVVPAAAAMIAFAYPIVTIIAGYGSGRNNLTLMSYTLMALALGLVPFTVQYFQLRTFYAFEDTRTPFFLQCVIAATNIAAAIVGVRVLLDEEHLRFSGVVLGAAYALAYLVAVLISRPVLRRKVPRVPGAGVGLPLLAMVIAAVAGAGAGRLVLWALGLAIDWSGPLGAVLQLGVAAVVMLPVYVGVARVLRIHEVNDVVSMVTSKLPIRR; via the coding sequence ATGGCTGACCGCACCCTGCGCTCCGCGGCGGTGATGGCAGCCGGAACGGTGCTGTCCCGCCTGCTCGGATTCATCCGGATCGCCCTGCTCGCGGCCGCGATCGGTACGGCGCTCCGCGGCGACATCTTCACCGCCGCGAACACCATCCCGAACAGCCTGTACATCCTGCTGGCCGGCGGCGTGTTCAACACTGTGCTGGTCCCGCAGCTGGTGCGCGCGATCAAGAACCACGACGACGGCGGCCAGGACTTCACCAACCGGGTGCTGACCTTCGGGTTCGTCGTCCTCGCCGTCGTCACGGTGGCCTGCGTCCTGCTGGCGCCCGCGATCGCGGAGCTGTACCTGCCGAAGGAGCTGCACGACCCGTCGCGGGTCACCGAGAAGGCGAACATGATCATGTTCGTCCGGCTCTGCCTGCCGCAGATCTTCTTCTACGGCGCGTTCGTCCTGGTCGGCCAGGTGCTGAACGCGCGGCGCCGGTTCGGCCCGATGATGTGGGCGCCGATCGCGAACAACATCGTCGCGTGCGCCTCGATCGTGGTCTTCCTGCTCGTCTACCGGACCGGTGACGACCCGCCGACGTACAGCCACGGCGAGGAGCTGCTGCTCGGACTCGGCCACACGATCGGGATCGCCGTCCAGCTGCTGGTGCTGCTGCCGTACCTGCGGGCGAGCGGTCACACCTACCGTCCGAAGTTCGGGCTCCGCGGCACCGGTCTGGGACACACTGCCCGATTGGGCATCTGGACCGTTCTGTTCGTCGCGGTGAACCAGGTGACGCTGGTCGTGGTCACCCAGCTCGCGATCGCCGGTAGCGCCTCGAGCGACCCCGGCGCGAAGGCGGGCCTCTTCGCGTACAGCACCGCGATGCTGATCATCCTGGTGCCGCACGGCATCGTCACGGTCTCGCTCGCGACCGCGGCGCTGCCGCAGATGTCCGCGCTGGCGGCCGACGGCGACACCGCGGAGGTGGGCCGGCTGTCCGCGCGGTCGATCCGGCAGACCTTGGCGATCGTGGTGCCGGCGGCGGCCGCGATGATCGCGTTCGCCTACCCGATCGTGACGATCATCGCCGGGTACGGCTCCGGCCGGAACAACCTGACGCTGATGTCGTACACGCTGATGGCGCTCGCGCTCGGGCTCGTGCCGTTCACCGTGCAGTACTTCCAGCTGCGCACGTTCTACGCCTTCGAGGACACCCGGACACCGTTCTTCCTGCAGTGCGTGATCGCGGCGACGAACATCGCGGCCGCGATCGTCGGGGTCCGGGTGCTGCTGGACGAGGAGCACCTGCGGTTCAGCGGCGTGGTGCTCGGCGCGGCGTACGCGCTGGCGTACCTCGTCGCCGTCCTGATCTCCCGGCCGGTCCTGCGGCGGAAGGTGCCGCGGGTGCCGGGCGCCGGGGTCGGGCTGCCGCTGCTCGCGATGGTGATCGCGGCGGTGGCGGGCGCCGGTGCGGGGCGGCTGGTGCTCTGGGCGCTGGGCCTCGCAATCGACTGGTCGGGCCCGCTCGGAGCGGTCCTGCAGCTCGGGGTCGCGGCCGTCGTGATGCTTCCGGTGTACGTCGGTGTGGCCCGGGTACTCCGTATTCACGAGGTGAACGACGTGGTGTCCATGGTCACATCGAAGTTGCCGATCCGCCGCTGA
- a CDS encoding aminotransferase class IV, which produces MSEYLLNGAPLAVDPGVLRAAAYGHFTSMQVRDGLVDGLYLHFERLDRSTQEVFGRPLPADRVRADLRAALELADSGNLSIRVNVFATAELNLLVHVGPPAAPGTEPLRLLAIQHERAVPHLKHTGSFDLTYYSRQAQQSGYDNAVFHTPSSDISEATIWNICFARGPHITFPAAPALPGIRQRLLQRALPTYDTTPVPLSELSTYDAAYLTNSIDPALPVASITAGEHTITYTPHDESAAVIAKAYATQQPQPI; this is translated from the coding sequence GTGAGCGAATATCTGTTGAACGGCGCACCTCTGGCGGTCGATCCGGGGGTACTGCGCGCGGCGGCGTACGGGCACTTCACGTCGATGCAGGTGCGCGACGGGCTGGTCGACGGGTTGTACCTGCACTTCGAGCGCCTGGATCGCAGTACTCAGGAAGTCTTCGGCCGGCCGCTGCCCGCGGACCGCGTACGCGCCGACCTCCGCGCCGCGCTGGAGCTAGCGGACTCCGGCAACCTCTCGATCCGCGTCAACGTCTTCGCCACCGCCGAGCTCAATCTGCTGGTCCACGTCGGCCCGCCGGCGGCCCCCGGCACCGAGCCGCTCCGCCTGCTCGCGATCCAGCACGAGCGCGCCGTCCCGCACCTCAAACACACCGGCAGCTTCGACCTCACCTACTACAGCCGCCAGGCCCAGCAGTCGGGCTACGACAACGCCGTCTTCCACACCCCCTCCAGCGACATCTCCGAAGCCACCATCTGGAACATCTGCTTCGCCCGCGGCCCGCACATCACCTTCCCGGCGGCCCCAGCCCTGCCCGGAATCCGCCAGCGACTCCTCCAACGCGCCCTGCCCACCTACGACACGACACCAGTCCCCCTGAGCGAGCTGTCGACCTACGACGCCGCCTACCTCACCAACTCCATCGACCCAGCCCTACCCGTCGCGTCGATCACCGCCGGCGAGCACACCATCACCTACACACCCCACGACGAGTCCGCCGCCGTCATCGCCAAGGCCTACGCCACCCAACAGCCACAGCCGATCTAG
- a CDS encoding LacI family DNA-binding transcriptional regulator, whose amino-acid sequence MPRGRATVRDVAAATGVSIATVSRVLNQQGSVAPETRRLVEQAVSELGLRAPAPRGGTAKPVDGAVFVRCPYVLTDYFGLIVSSIAETLDRHGRQVVLNAGEAAAHDPVLQSLASRREIGGAILILPPEPGADLVRLSSRRFPFVVVDPRTALPRDIPSVSAAHHAGARQLTSYLTGLGHTRIGVIAGPREWLAADERLSGHAAALADVGILPDPALIRHEQPTTTHGYRAAAELLELEPRPTALVAFNDKAAIGALQAAADRGLSVPGDVSIAGFDDIDLARATTPQLTTVRQPLQEMGRMAVSLLIRLLDRHEVEALHVELATELVVRGSTGPSLSRF is encoded by the coding sequence ATGCCGCGCGGTAGAGCGACCGTTCGGGACGTCGCGGCGGCGACCGGCGTCTCGATCGCGACCGTGTCCCGGGTGCTGAACCAGCAGGGGAGCGTGGCCCCGGAGACCCGCCGACTGGTTGAACAGGCCGTCTCCGAGCTCGGACTGCGCGCGCCGGCGCCTCGCGGCGGTACGGCGAAACCGGTCGACGGCGCGGTCTTCGTGCGCTGCCCGTACGTGCTCACCGACTACTTCGGGCTGATCGTGTCGTCGATCGCCGAGACGCTGGACCGCCACGGACGACAGGTCGTCCTGAACGCGGGCGAGGCCGCCGCGCACGATCCCGTGCTGCAGTCGCTGGCGTCGCGCCGGGAGATCGGCGGCGCGATCCTGATCCTGCCGCCCGAGCCGGGCGCGGACCTGGTCCGGCTGAGTTCGCGGCGGTTCCCGTTCGTCGTCGTGGATCCGCGGACGGCGCTGCCCCGCGACATCCCGTCCGTGTCCGCCGCGCACCACGCCGGCGCCCGGCAACTGACGTCGTACCTGACCGGGCTCGGGCACACGCGGATCGGGGTGATCGCCGGTCCGCGCGAGTGGCTGGCCGCGGATGAGCGGCTGAGCGGGCACGCGGCCGCGCTCGCCGACGTCGGCATCCTTCCCGACCCGGCGCTGATCCGGCACGAGCAGCCGACCACCACGCACGGCTATCGCGCCGCGGCGGAACTGCTCGAGCTCGAGCCGCGGCCGACGGCGCTGGTCGCGTTCAACGACAAGGCGGCGATCGGGGCGCTGCAGGCCGCGGCGGATCGCGGGCTGTCCGTGCCCGGTGACGTGTCGATCGCCGGGTTCGACGACATCGACCTGGCGCGCGCGACGACGCCGCAACTCACCACCGTCCGGCAGCCGTTGCAGGAGATGGGGCGGATGGCCGTCAGCCTGCTGATCCGCCTGCTGGACCGACATGAGGTCGAGGCGCTGCACGTCGAACTCGCGACTGAGCTCGTGGTCCGCGGCTCCACCGGTCCGAGTTTGTCCAGATTTTAA
- a CDS encoding GNAT family N-acetyltransferase, with amino-acid sequence MVIEGVELRQAPPTDPDVLALTSAQQAELAATYGEDQPLVALHPDIAFTVLALDGTPVGCVGLQPVAPGLGEIKRMYVAPAARGWGLSRVLLEALETQAKLAGLTRLRLETGTRQVEAIALYTNHGYRPTPPYPPFEHEVASLCYAKDL; translated from the coding sequence ATGGTGATCGAGGGAGTGGAACTGCGGCAGGCGCCGCCGACCGACCCTGACGTGCTCGCCCTCACGAGCGCTCAGCAGGCCGAGCTCGCGGCGACGTACGGCGAGGACCAGCCACTCGTCGCGCTGCATCCCGACATCGCGTTCACCGTGCTGGCGCTGGACGGAACGCCGGTCGGCTGCGTCGGCCTCCAGCCGGTCGCGCCGGGGCTCGGCGAGATCAAGCGGATGTACGTCGCCCCGGCCGCCCGCGGCTGGGGCCTGTCGCGCGTCCTGCTCGAAGCGCTCGAGACTCAGGCGAAGTTGGCCGGCCTGACCCGTCTCCGCCTCGAAACCGGCACCCGGCAGGTCGAGGCGATCGCCCTCTACACGAACCACGGCTACCGCCCCACCCCGCCGTACCCGCCGTTCGAGCACGAGGTCGCCTCGCTCTGCTACGCGAAGGACCTCTAA
- a CDS encoding amidase, translating into MRTVQELATGVRNGTLDPVRLVEDALERAGEIADLNAVVHLDVDGARTAAAAHDRTGALAGVPVLVKELIEVEGLPYRCGSAAMNEVGRQDAEIVRRLRAAGAIVIGLSHTHEFAYGCTGTSNRVGPCRNPHDPSRMTGGSSSGSAAAVAAGVVPLAIGTDTAGSVRIPAALCGVVGFKPSYGTLPADRVFPLSQSLDHVGVLTRTAADATYALDALAGPAAATLTTAPRLGVVSNPEYLEFTPEVGVAWSAAVEKLDLVEVRLPDWSTSFSTAANLQGPEAVANHRGRVQDRYQPDVRQRLLEASQVRPADYERARVDAARITAELDEVLRQVDAVVTPTVLTTAPPIGAADVEVRKQLLTNTRLANLTRHAAVSLPIPADGLPVGLQVIAATNEQAAAVACWIEAQR; encoded by the coding sequence GTGAGGACGGTGCAGGAGCTCGCGACCGGCGTACGGAACGGCACGCTGGACCCGGTGCGGCTGGTCGAGGACGCACTCGAGCGCGCGGGTGAGATCGCCGACCTGAACGCCGTCGTGCACCTGGACGTCGACGGCGCCCGTACGGCGGCCGCGGCGCACGACCGGACGGGCGCGCTCGCCGGCGTGCCCGTGCTGGTGAAGGAGCTCATCGAGGTCGAGGGCCTGCCGTACCGCTGCGGGTCCGCGGCGATGAACGAGGTCGGCCGCCAGGACGCGGAGATCGTACGGCGGTTGCGTGCGGCCGGCGCGATCGTGATCGGGCTGTCGCACACGCACGAGTTCGCCTACGGCTGCACCGGTACGTCGAACCGCGTCGGCCCGTGCCGGAACCCGCACGACCCGTCGCGGATGACCGGCGGATCGAGTTCGGGGTCGGCGGCCGCAGTGGCGGCGGGCGTGGTGCCGTTGGCGATCGGGACGGACACGGCGGGCTCGGTGCGGATCCCGGCCGCGTTGTGCGGGGTCGTCGGGTTCAAGCCGTCGTACGGCACGCTGCCGGCCGACCGGGTGTTCCCGTTGTCGCAGAGCCTGGACCACGTCGGCGTGCTCACCCGGACCGCGGCCGATGCGACGTACGCCCTCGACGCGCTGGCCGGTCCAGCTGCGGCAACCCTGACCACAGCGCCGCGCCTCGGAGTCGTCAGCAACCCGGAGTACCTCGAGTTCACGCCGGAGGTGGGTGTTGCGTGGTCGGCCGCTGTGGAGAAGCTCGACCTGGTCGAGGTACGGCTACCGGATTGGTCCACAAGCTTTTCCACAGCTGCGAACCTGCAAGGCCCCGAGGCCGTGGCGAACCACCGCGGCCGCGTCCAGGACCGCTACCAGCCCGACGTGCGCCAACGCCTGCTGGAAGCCTCGCAGGTCCGCCCGGCCGACTACGAGCGGGCGCGGGTGGACGCTGCGAGGATCACCGCGGAGCTGGACGAGGTGCTGCGCCAGGTGGATGCGGTGGTCACACCAACAGTTCTGACCACCGCGCCACCGATCGGCGCGGCCGACGTCGAGGTGCGCAAGCAACTGCTCACCAACACGCGCCTCGCGAATCTGACCCGGCACGCGGCCGTCAGCCTCCCGATCCCGGCTGACGGCCTTCCCGTGGGTCTCCAGGTCATTGCTGCAACCAACGAACAGGCGGCCGCGGTCGCCTGCTGGATCGAAGCTCAGCGGTAG
- a CDS encoding CCA tRNA nucleotidyltransferase: protein MSAVQRRGVQALLQLAPVVDELGARFAAAGHEIALVGGPVRDILLGRGSKDLDFTTSAHPDVIERLVSGWADHVWDIGKAFGTIGCRKGEWVLEITTYRSETYDPTSRKPEVAYGDSLEGDLARRDFAMNAMAVRLPSRQFVDPYGGIEDVAHRRIRTPGTPEDSFSDDPLRMMRAARFAAQLGFTPDPAVVAAMTAMAERITIVSAERVRDELEKLICSGHPRIGLDLLVSTGLAQHVLPELPALLDAEDEHRRHKDVYQHSLTVLDQAIDLESRLSVPTPDFVVRFAALIHDIGKPKTRRFEGARKVTFHHHDVVGAKLARKRMKALRFSNEQIDQVSKLIELHLRFHGYGDGEWTDSAVRRYVRDAGDQLERLHVLTRADCTTRNRRKAEALRAAYDDLEARIARLKEQEELDALRPDLDGNQIMQILGIPPGREVGEAYKFLMNLRLDEGPLGEDQAREKLLEWWSARS from the coding sequence TTGTCCGCCGTCCAACGGAGGGGGGTCCAGGCGTTGCTGCAACTTGCTCCGGTCGTCGACGAGCTGGGCGCCCGGTTCGCCGCCGCGGGCCACGAGATCGCGCTGGTCGGCGGCCCTGTCCGGGACATTCTGCTCGGCCGGGGGAGCAAGGATCTGGACTTCACCACGTCAGCGCACCCGGACGTGATCGAGCGGCTGGTGTCCGGCTGGGCGGACCATGTCTGGGACATCGGCAAGGCGTTCGGCACCATCGGCTGTCGCAAGGGTGAGTGGGTCCTGGAGATCACGACGTACAGGTCGGAGACCTACGATCCCACCTCGCGCAAACCGGAGGTGGCCTACGGCGACAGCCTGGAGGGCGACCTGGCCCGCCGGGACTTCGCGATGAACGCGATGGCGGTCCGGCTGCCGTCGCGGCAGTTCGTGGATCCGTACGGCGGCATCGAGGACGTCGCGCACCGCCGGATCCGGACGCCGGGTACGCCGGAGGACTCGTTCAGTGACGACCCGCTGCGGATGATGCGGGCGGCGCGGTTCGCGGCGCAGCTCGGGTTCACGCCGGACCCGGCCGTGGTGGCGGCGATGACGGCGATGGCCGAGCGGATCACGATCGTCTCCGCCGAGCGGGTCCGCGACGAGCTGGAGAAGCTGATCTGCTCCGGGCACCCGCGGATCGGGCTCGACCTGCTGGTGTCGACCGGGCTCGCGCAGCACGTGCTGCCCGAACTGCCGGCGCTCCTCGACGCCGAGGACGAGCACCGGCGGCACAAGGATGTGTACCAGCATTCGCTCACCGTCCTCGACCAGGCCATCGATCTGGAGTCCCGTCTCTCTGTTCCGACGCCGGATTTCGTCGTTCGGTTCGCGGCGCTGATCCACGACATCGGGAAACCGAAGACCCGCAGGTTCGAGGGTGCGCGGAAGGTGACCTTCCACCACCACGACGTGGTCGGCGCGAAGCTGGCCCGGAAGCGGATGAAGGCGCTGCGGTTCAGCAACGAGCAGATCGACCAGGTCAGCAAGCTGATCGAGCTGCACCTGCGCTTCCACGGCTACGGCGACGGCGAGTGGACCGATTCCGCCGTACGCCGCTACGTCCGCGACGCCGGCGACCAGCTGGAACGCCTGCACGTTCTCACCCGCGCCGACTGCACCACCCGCAACCGCCGCAAGGCGGAGGCCCTCCGCGCCGCGTACGACGACCTGGAAGCCCGCATCGCCCGCCTCAAGGAGCAGGAGGAACTCGACGCCCTCCGCCCCGACCTCGACGGCAACCAGATCATGCAGATCCTCGGCATCCCCCCGGGCCGCGAGGTCGGCGAGGCCTACAAGTTCCTCATGAACCTCCGCCTCGACGAGGGCCCCCTCGGGGAGGACCAAGCCCGCGAAAAACTCCTCGAATGGTGGTCCGCGCGCTCCTAG